One Myxococcus stipitatus DNA segment encodes these proteins:
- a CDS encoding aldo/keto reductase, with the protein MPLDHYVTLGRSGLRVSPLCLGAMTFGEDLGWGSSVEESQRIIDRYIELGGNFIDTANFYTKSHSEKILGDHVGRHPARRDRLVIATKFSGNLYPGDPNGGGSGRKSVVAACENSLRRLQTDYIDLYWLHNWDVHTPIEETMAALEDLVRAGKVRYLGVSDTPAWKIAQANVTAHFRGWSAFVGLQIEYSLLERSVEQELVPMALELGLGITPWSPLKSGALSGKYTRANAGQQKGDRGVFLEPFLNEKTYALVDALEAIARENGSTVARVALAWVQAQPGVSSTIIGARRLSQLEDNVGALDVKLSAEQLRQLDALTKPTFGFPQNMQPMFPAIHNGGTTVNGVFAPPSPFGLVKGDKPY; encoded by the coding sequence ATGCCGTTAGACCACTACGTGACGCTGGGCCGATCCGGCCTGCGAGTGAGCCCGCTGTGCCTCGGAGCCATGACGTTCGGTGAAGACCTCGGCTGGGGGTCGAGCGTCGAGGAGTCCCAGCGAATCATCGACCGGTACATCGAGCTCGGCGGCAACTTCATCGACACCGCGAACTTCTACACGAAGAGCCACTCCGAGAAGATCCTCGGCGACCATGTCGGGCGCCACCCGGCGCGGCGGGACAGGCTGGTCATCGCGACGAAGTTCAGCGGGAACCTCTACCCGGGGGACCCGAACGGCGGTGGCTCCGGCCGCAAGTCCGTCGTCGCGGCCTGCGAGAACTCGCTCCGCCGGCTGCAGACGGACTACATCGACCTGTACTGGCTGCACAACTGGGACGTCCACACGCCCATCGAGGAGACGATGGCGGCGCTCGAGGACCTCGTGCGCGCGGGCAAGGTCCGCTACCTCGGCGTCTCGGACACGCCCGCGTGGAAGATCGCCCAGGCCAACGTGACGGCCCACTTCCGGGGGTGGTCCGCCTTCGTCGGCCTGCAGATCGAATACTCCCTGCTCGAGCGCAGCGTCGAACAGGAGCTGGTGCCCATGGCCCTCGAGCTCGGGCTGGGCATCACCCCGTGGTCGCCGCTCAAGAGCGGCGCGCTCAGCGGCAAGTACACCCGCGCGAACGCCGGGCAGCAGAAGGGCGACCGGGGCGTGTTCCTGGAGCCGTTCCTGAACGAGAAGACCTACGCCCTCGTCGACGCGCTCGAGGCCATCGCCCGCGAGAACGGGAGCACCGTGGCGCGCGTGGCGCTGGCCTGGGTCCAGGCCCAGCCAGGCGTGAGCTCGACCATCATCGGCGCGCGGCGGCTGTCGCAGCTGGAGGACAACGTGGGCGCCCTCGACGTGAAGCTGTCCGCCGAGCAGCTCCGCCAGCTCGACGCGCTCACGAAGCCGACCTTCGGGTTCCCCCAGAACATGCAGCCCATGTTCCCCGCCATCCACAATGGTGGGACGACGGTGAACGGCGTCTTCGCGCCGCCCTCCCCCTTCGGCTTGGTGAAGGGCGACAAGCCCTACTGA
- a CDS encoding MerR family transcriptional regulator: MNIGELARRTGCSARSIRHYEKAGLLASHRRANGYRDFDEEAERRVKQVAHFIRQGFSLVDIATFPRCMLRDVTRALCPQTLALHRARLAELDQRLLELVERRDRLARALGSHASSLDSAR, translated from the coding sequence ATGAACATCGGAGAACTCGCCCGGCGCACGGGCTGCAGTGCGCGCTCCATCCGTCACTACGAGAAGGCGGGGTTGCTCGCGTCCCATCGTCGGGCGAACGGCTACCGGGATTTCGACGAGGAGGCCGAGCGCCGGGTGAAGCAGGTGGCCCATTTCATCCGGCAGGGGTTCTCGCTGGTGGACATCGCCACGTTCCCGCGCTGCATGCTCCGCGACGTCACGCGGGCCCTCTGCCCACAGACGCTCGCGCTCCATCGCGCGCGGCTGGCGGAGCTCGACCAGCGGCTCCTCGAGCTCGTGGAGCGTCGGGACCGTCTGGCGCGGGCGCTCGGCTCGCACGCGTCTTCCCTGGACTCCGCCCGATGA
- a CDS encoding alpha/beta hydrolase, translated as MNRRELLKAGLVGAGVLPVHGAIAGTSGHDRKPPRSFLLVHGAWHNALHWRRVVEALSARGHQVVAIDLPGHGLEARFPRAYVTGDAAGLREERSPLADITLDACATVVVAALETLRRAAGGTKPVLVGHSAGGTVITRAGELAPQHIGRLVYLSAFCPLRRGSAGAYGALPEARTGHGEALFLGDAGKLGAVRIDPRGGPDYLESLRAAYYQDVPWADFLPFALSLTPDLPISLWTSKVGATRERWGRIPRSYLRCAQDRALAPALQDLMIREADAFTPGNAFTVESLDTSHSPFASRPEALAALLDALP; from the coding sequence ATGAACCGGCGGGAGCTGCTGAAGGCTGGCCTCGTGGGAGCGGGCGTCCTCCCGGTGCACGGCGCCATCGCCGGCACGTCCGGGCACGACAGGAAGCCCCCGCGCTCGTTCCTCCTGGTGCATGGCGCCTGGCACAACGCGCTGCACTGGAGGCGCGTCGTGGAGGCGCTCTCCGCGCGAGGCCATCAGGTGGTCGCCATCGACCTGCCCGGGCACGGCCTCGAGGCGAGGTTCCCCAGGGCCTATGTGACGGGCGACGCGGCGGGCCTGCGCGAGGAGCGCTCGCCGCTGGCGGACATCACCCTGGACGCCTGCGCGACCGTCGTCGTCGCCGCGTTGGAGACGCTGCGCCGGGCCGCGGGGGGCACGAAGCCCGTCCTCGTGGGGCACAGCGCGGGGGGCACCGTCATCACCCGTGCGGGCGAGCTGGCGCCCCAGCACATCGGCCGGCTCGTCTACCTGAGCGCCTTCTGTCCGCTGCGACGGGGGAGCGCAGGCGCCTATGGGGCCCTGCCCGAGGCGCGCACCGGCCACGGTGAGGCGTTGTTCCTCGGGGACGCGGGGAAGCTGGGCGCGGTGCGCATCGATCCGCGCGGAGGGCCCGACTATCTGGAGTCGCTGCGCGCCGCGTACTACCAGGACGTGCCCTGGGCGGACTTCCTTCCCTTCGCGCTCTCGCTGACGCCCGACCTCCCCATCTCGCTCTGGACCTCCAAGGTGGGGGCGACGCGCGAGCGCTGGGGCCGGATTCCCCGCAGCTATCTTCGCTGCGCCCAGGACCGCGCGTTGGCTCCGGCGCTCCAGGACCTGATGATTCGCGAGGCGGACGCCTTCACGCCGGGCAATGCCTTCACCGTCGAGTCCCTGGACACCTCGCACTCGCCCTTCGCCTCGCGGCCGGAGGCGCTCGCCGCGTTGCTGGACGCGCTGCCCTGA
- a CDS encoding TetR/AcrR family transcriptional regulator C-terminal domain-containing protein yields the protein MRIQKEQVVQAAWTLVDEVGVEGLTMRSLAQALAIQAPSLYWHFPSKQALLDTMADALLDDVGLERPPGRSWEAVVKDVAGQLRRAFLSHRDAARVFAGTVVASENTFRVSEWVMEALAQAGLSSKDAAWATFTLLDYVLGFTIEEQSFGARDAQEPPLAERMRALATPRFPHVARAVEALVDPDFDARFAFGVELLLAGVRARRPARAR from the coding sequence ATGCGCATCCAGAAGGAGCAGGTGGTCCAGGCGGCATGGACGCTGGTGGATGAGGTGGGCGTGGAGGGGTTGACGATGCGCTCGCTGGCGCAGGCGCTCGCCATCCAGGCCCCGTCGCTCTACTGGCACTTCCCGAGCAAGCAGGCGCTCCTGGACACGATGGCGGACGCGCTGCTGGATGACGTAGGGCTCGAGCGCCCCCCGGGGCGGAGCTGGGAGGCGGTGGTGAAGGACGTGGCGGGCCAGCTGCGGCGCGCGTTCCTGAGCCACCGCGACGCGGCCCGCGTGTTCGCCGGGACGGTCGTCGCGTCGGAGAACACGTTCCGCGTCAGCGAATGGGTCATGGAAGCGCTGGCGCAGGCGGGCCTGTCCTCCAAGGACGCGGCCTGGGCGACCTTCACGCTGCTCGACTACGTCCTCGGCTTCACCATCGAGGAGCAGTCCTTCGGCGCGCGAGACGCGCAGGAGCCGCCCCTGGCGGAGCGGATGCGGGCCCTCGCCACGCCTCGCTTTCCCCATGTGGCCCGCGCGGTGGAGGCCCTGGTCGACCCGGACTTCGACGCGCGCTTCGCGTTCGGCGTGGAGCTGCTCCTGGCCGGGGTCCGCGCACGCCGGCCCGCGCGCGCGCGGTAG
- a CDS encoding MarR family winged helix-turn-helix transcriptional regulator: MSKIDPARIWSLNHRLLMSVISSVASDITALGLETKELFVLAEVDAHPYPAELAAALSMPKPSVTLYVKRLEAAGFLRREIDTADLRRHRLLLTSAGRKVMQQGTALLSEAFGARLGRLSAAQQAELRALLEKMS, translated from the coding sequence ATGTCGAAAATCGACCCGGCGAGGATCTGGTCGCTCAACCACCGGCTGCTGATGTCGGTGATTTCCAGCGTCGCCTCCGACATCACCGCGTTGGGCCTCGAGACGAAGGAGTTGTTCGTCCTCGCGGAGGTGGACGCGCATCCGTACCCGGCCGAGCTGGCGGCGGCTCTCTCCATGCCCAAGCCCTCGGTGACGCTGTATGTGAAGCGGCTCGAGGCCGCGGGCTTCCTGCGTCGTGAAATTGACACCGCGGACCTGCGGCGGCACCGGCTGCTGCTGACCTCGGCTGGTCGCAAGGTGATGCAGCAGGGCACCGCGCTGCTCTCGGAGGCCTTCGGCGCGAGGCTCGGGCGCCTGAGCGCCGCGCAGCAGGCGGAGCTGCGAGCCCTCTTGGAGAAGATGAGCTGA
- a CDS encoding Ig-like domain-containing protein, with protein sequence MHTVSTWARRVLATVVGVGTLVTFGCGDIAEREESAQPPPRQEDARLEDAQLVQDEAGLEDVDRPPEWPIPPTRPTVALLSPGSGSFLRGTVMLEADAYSEEGIMQVEFLDGTTLIGTAYDLPYVLNWDTTTVTPGTHTLKARAFDWLGNVATSTAVSVMVDNSPPVILSGAPIYNPTTLNYVRGYISVGWTVTDQGLSGVALVQMLQDGTLIATSGGHPGTDYSFSWDTRLLENRPYELSLRATDHAGNVQMFYRSVIVDNVAPWVALTSPANGAVVSGVVTLSANASDSQALYYVAYEIDGVLQTPYSTTPPFSKTWDTTGLSGTHTITAVAYDRAGNSQRSTATVYVP encoded by the coding sequence ATGCATACCGTTTCGACATGGGCCCGTCGCGTCCTCGCCACCGTCGTCGGAGTGGGCACGCTGGTCACCTTCGGTTGTGGTGACATCGCCGAGCGGGAGGAGAGCGCCCAGCCTCCTCCCCGACAAGAGGATGCCCGTCTGGAAGACGCGCAGCTCGTCCAGGACGAGGCGGGGCTCGAGGATGTCGACCGCCCTCCCGAATGGCCCATCCCCCCGACGCGGCCGACGGTCGCGCTCCTGTCGCCTGGCTCGGGGAGTTTCCTGCGAGGAACCGTGATGCTCGAGGCGGACGCCTACTCCGAGGAAGGCATCATGCAGGTGGAGTTCCTCGACGGCACCACCCTCATCGGCACCGCCTATGATCTCCCCTACGTCCTGAACTGGGACACGACGACGGTGACGCCAGGCACGCACACGTTGAAGGCCCGGGCCTTCGACTGGCTGGGCAACGTCGCGACCTCCACCGCGGTGAGCGTGATGGTGGACAACTCCCCGCCGGTCATCCTCAGCGGCGCTCCCATCTACAACCCCACCACCTTGAACTACGTGCGTGGTTACATCTCCGTGGGCTGGACGGTCACCGACCAGGGCCTCTCCGGCGTCGCCCTGGTGCAGATGCTCCAGGATGGGACCCTGATCGCCACCTCGGGTGGACACCCGGGCACGGACTACAGCTTCTCGTGGGACACCCGCCTGCTGGAGAATCGCCCCTACGAGCTCTCCCTCCGCGCGACGGACCATGCGGGCAATGTCCAGATGTTCTATCGGAGCGTCATCGTCGACAACGTGGCACCGTGGGTGGCCCTCACGTCTCCGGCCAACGGCGCGGTGGTCAGCGGCGTCGTCACGCTGTCCGCCAACGCGAGCGACTCCCAGGCGCTGTACTACGTCGCCTACGAGATCGATGGCGTGCTCCAGACGCCCTACTCGACCACCCCGCCCTTCTCGAAGACGTGGGACACCACGGGGCTGTCGGGGACGCATACGATCACCGCCGTCGCCTATGACCGGGCGGGCAACAGCCAGCGCAGCACCGCGACGGTGTACGTGCCCTGA
- a CDS encoding FG-GAP repeat domain-containing protein: MTPTPQASSRRRGLLLAYGAAALILVVPQLSFADPDCQMGDPRPICNPTETDPPPPGPYWIHEGKPFFVIGVFDYPRRANPNSGPAELLPDLDKTQFALGELGRAGFNALIVPIQDLTPADLDTMEQHGIHTLASAWNWRFRGEPGGELHWVREVAAQHHVGSDLDLKIQALKNKPALLGYDSQDEAGWNKVGSGQVAKLPGGGVDPVLTAYQRSRVPTLEEAVSFREFVNARDPAHPVYYTEVAAYDRFGIPTTDPNFPGFSITDYRQWRGAANAWGQDRYPIGATKAGVSPAFPNAPLNGPAETLEAMKALYDADSAFPFSPTGPILMVLQGQGGNECCIWDPETFPGRRPNYIETRYMAYSSIIQGARGIYWWGTMDIEQDSQLWWDIKKVASQLRLLEPALVSGLGRGLVLPTTLGGIEFPLGQHHVVIVANRTPTTVTATIRPPSWNGTSPAYRRFEQPGALSYDTSLNGWEDTFGPWEVHVYTDARRFGRKDDFDGDGKSDFTWYWPTPAQPQEGMLTVLASTLPRPMRMAGGLPGDITLTSDYDGDGLTDFVVYTPAENSGTTGFFSVWRSQGQHWSWFSLGEAGDIPLAADYDGDGTTDLAVYHRLATPEGTPPNVVYGEFRWISSQTGALQVFKMGEPDDTPIVGNFDGDNKDDFAMYKAKSSTGWGGWFTVWKSQSSGWDWDTMGQVGDIPVVGDYDGDGISDLALYTPRWPADDGGGYYTFVHSSTGTSQVRFLGGVGDIPVTGDYDGDGKTDVAVYTPRTAASGAGGFYTVTSSSTQTTSTHGRSGVRVGELPMGQEWQQ; encoded by the coding sequence ATGACCCCTACGCCTCAAGCTTCATCACGACGACGCGGGCTGCTGCTGGCCTATGGCGCCGCCGCGCTGATCCTGGTCGTCCCCCAGCTGTCTTTCGCGGACCCCGATTGCCAGATGGGCGACCCGCGGCCCATCTGCAACCCCACGGAGACGGATCCCCCGCCGCCGGGGCCTTATTGGATTCATGAAGGCAAACCCTTCTTCGTGATTGGCGTCTTCGACTACCCCCGACGGGCCAATCCCAACTCGGGGCCCGCGGAGCTGCTCCCCGACCTCGACAAGACACAGTTCGCGCTGGGCGAGCTGGGGCGCGCGGGCTTCAACGCCCTCATCGTGCCCATACAAGACCTCACGCCCGCCGACCTGGACACGATGGAGCAGCACGGCATCCACACCCTGGCCAGCGCCTGGAACTGGAGGTTCCGGGGAGAGCCGGGTGGTGAGCTCCATTGGGTGCGGGAGGTCGCTGCCCAGCACCACGTCGGCAGCGACCTGGACCTCAAGATCCAGGCCCTGAAGAACAAGCCGGCCCTCCTCGGTTACGACAGCCAGGACGAGGCCGGGTGGAACAAGGTGGGGTCCGGACAGGTCGCGAAGCTCCCCGGAGGTGGGGTCGACCCCGTGCTGACGGCGTACCAGCGCTCGCGCGTCCCAACCTTGGAGGAGGCCGTGAGCTTCCGGGAGTTCGTCAATGCCAGGGACCCCGCGCACCCGGTCTACTACACGGAGGTCGCCGCCTATGATCGGTTCGGAATCCCGACCACGGACCCGAACTTCCCTGGCTTCTCCATCACGGACTACCGGCAATGGCGTGGCGCGGCGAACGCATGGGGACAGGACAGGTACCCCATCGGCGCGACGAAGGCGGGGGTCTCTCCTGCCTTCCCGAATGCCCCCCTCAATGGACCGGCGGAGACCCTCGAGGCGATGAAGGCGCTCTATGACGCGGACTCGGCGTTCCCCTTCTCCCCCACAGGCCCCATCCTCATGGTGCTCCAGGGGCAGGGAGGCAACGAGTGCTGCATCTGGGATCCGGAGACGTTCCCCGGGCGCCGCCCGAACTACATCGAGACCCGCTACATGGCCTACTCCTCCATCATCCAGGGGGCTCGCGGCATCTACTGGTGGGGAACGATGGATATCGAGCAGGACTCCCAGCTCTGGTGGGACATCAAGAAGGTCGCCTCGCAGCTGCGCCTGCTGGAGCCCGCCCTCGTCTCGGGCCTCGGCCGGGGCCTGGTACTCCCCACCACCCTCGGGGGTATCGAGTTCCCGCTCGGCCAGCACCACGTCGTCATCGTCGCCAACCGCACGCCCACCACCGTGACCGCCACCATCCGCCCGCCGAGCTGGAATGGCACCTCCCCCGCGTACCGGCGCTTCGAGCAACCCGGCGCCCTCTCCTACGACACATCCTTGAATGGCTGGGAAGACACGTTCGGCCCGTGGGAGGTGCATGTCTATACGGATGCGCGTCGATTCGGGCGGAAGGATGACTTCGACGGGGACGGGAAGTCCGACTTCACCTGGTACTGGCCGACGCCAGCCCAGCCCCAGGAGGGGATGCTCACGGTGCTGGCCAGCACGCTGCCCAGACCGATGCGCATGGCGGGTGGGCTGCCGGGGGACATCACGCTTACGAGTGACTACGACGGGGATGGCCTCACGGACTTCGTCGTCTACACCCCCGCGGAGAACTCCGGCACGACCGGCTTCTTCTCGGTGTGGAGGAGCCAGGGGCAACACTGGAGCTGGTTCAGCCTGGGCGAGGCTGGCGACATCCCCCTGGCCGCGGACTACGACGGAGATGGCACCACCGACCTCGCCGTATACCACCGCCTCGCGACTCCGGAGGGGACCCCTCCGAACGTGGTCTATGGAGAGTTCAGGTGGATCTCCAGCCAGACCGGCGCCTTGCAAGTCTTCAAGATGGGCGAACCCGACGACACGCCCATCGTCGGAAACTTCGACGGGGACAACAAGGATGACTTCGCCATGTACAAGGCCAAGAGCAGCACGGGCTGGGGCGGCTGGTTCACGGTGTGGAAGTCCCAGTCGAGCGGCTGGGATTGGGACACGATGGGACAGGTGGGAGACATACCCGTCGTGGGTGACTACGACGGCGACGGCATCAGCGACCTGGCGCTCTATACGCCCCGCTGGCCCGCGGATGACGGCGGCGGCTACTACACCTTCGTGCACAGCTCCACCGGGACCTCCCAGGTGAGGTTCCTCGGGGGGGTCGGAGATATCCCCGTCACGGGCGACTACGACGGGGACGGGAAGACGGACGTCGCCGTCTACACGCCTCGCACGGCTGCTTCCGGGGCGGGCGGGTTCTACACCGTCACGTCCTCGAGCACGCAGACCACGAGCACCCACGGTAGGTCCGGCGTGCGCGTGGGTGAGCTGCCCATGGGCCAGGAGTGGCAGCAGTAG
- a CDS encoding G8 domain-containing protein: MPTSRNVYLPLLLVAVVCLPSPGRAANLSAASSTAYTVPNGTFEAPALAASPGYQYAPTGSGWTFVNGAGLSRNGTAFTSGNPNAPQGAQVMFLQGVAAATRTIHLPAGYYVFGFAAAQRGNLASTQRVELRIDGATVLGVTPAGATYQRFTTGPVLLASGAHAVELHGTNPQGTDSTAFVDDLTATRVRDISLSGFESPALPASPGYAYAPTGGPWSFSGLGGLSRNGSGFTVSNPNAPEGAQVLLLQGASSATTDITIPRSGYYRFRVRAALRANSPSQPTAKNLRVTVGTTQVGEFRLAGTQYAEYLSTALSLEAGTSVVGLTGVDTLPGDHTALVDDLRMEMLHDWWDPQVWGGTVPGGADTATVGAGSAVCLRGAVSTGSITVGGELLGVQNAGFDVTTRYVMVMGSGARLEVGQELTPFPNTGVFTLVGNPDGSDVMGMGNKFIGAMGSGTLRLHGQERVSWTQLGANAPAGSGSIVVKEAVDWRAGDTIVVVSSHRDWNEAEKRTLTGLTEGNTRLALSSPLAYAHTGVVKTYTDGARSWTADLRAQVGLLTHNIKVQGDTASQATGHGGHVMIMDNATAYFSGVELFNMGQKKLLGRYPFHWHMLGSAGAGQYFKNSSIHQSYNRAITIHGTESTLVENNFFYDHVGHGVFLEDGSERFNVIKRNVTLLTRRPAPGEQLTPSDNELDQVQNRTPASYWITNPQNTFEDNVAAGTQGTGFWFAFPERPMGLSATDARFSSLRPRTLPMISFKGNSAHSTMSGFDIFDGLSPSHSIEANLGWSDPALHLIENSTWYANELGIYTGIGAGGPSDNLVFRNNVLVENTVGAMMASYSIIDQSLFVANSGEGLVGGTRHAYRVYDGAGQVRDSHFVGWDAANANFLINTGAAIKHPNHQFTGNTMSPVGPPRISLEDFDIPPVVGAHANHPGHPRYWSIVLRDQTGGISGKANTSIISSHPFMRVGDEFRPANWERAWRSDHRFVLSRLSYSVPFEQTPNVAVTREKAGTPTAHVFYIDVDGYREWHQLPFIVNEGFEYTYAYEALPAVKSVAMNMEDATAGDQYVARFKDFGKLGGLRFSSTQGGFPSHASLASLRSAATSGYFLQSGGDLYIKAVATARNQTFIINWDTNIAVPALDTDGDQLPDSAEIRAGRHPFDAGDLGAEFVPAGDFEGWSTPVDITGFASTGGVLTGTSSGIGDAQVVNTAYNFNASRVAKVQVRMRASQNTGVQLFFATSTLPGFSGTRVASGSYTGNGAYQTVTLEVAGQPDWTGTITDLRLDPVSGLGIQFDIDWIRAVAP, translated from the coding sequence ATGCCGACTTCCAGGAATGTCTATCTTCCGCTGCTTCTCGTGGCGGTCGTCTGCCTGCCATCACCCGGGCGCGCGGCGAACCTCAGCGCCGCGTCCTCCACCGCCTACACCGTGCCGAACGGGACGTTCGAGGCCCCCGCGCTCGCGGCCTCGCCCGGCTACCAGTACGCCCCCACGGGCTCGGGCTGGACGTTCGTCAATGGCGCGGGGCTGTCGCGCAACGGGACGGCGTTCACCTCCGGCAATCCCAACGCGCCACAGGGCGCCCAGGTGATGTTCCTCCAGGGCGTGGCGGCGGCCACGCGGACCATCCACCTCCCCGCGGGCTACTACGTCTTCGGCTTCGCCGCCGCGCAGCGCGGCAACCTCGCGAGCACGCAGCGGGTGGAGCTGCGCATCGACGGAGCGACGGTCCTGGGCGTCACCCCGGCGGGCGCCACCTACCAGCGCTTCACCACGGGCCCCGTGCTGCTGGCCTCGGGTGCGCACGCGGTGGAGTTGCACGGCACCAATCCCCAGGGGACCGACAGCACCGCCTTCGTGGATGACCTCACCGCGACGCGGGTGCGCGACATCTCGCTCAGCGGTTTCGAGTCCCCGGCCCTGCCCGCCTCGCCCGGGTACGCGTATGCCCCCACGGGCGGCCCGTGGTCGTTCAGTGGGCTCGGGGGATTGAGCCGCAATGGCAGCGGCTTCACGGTCTCCAACCCCAACGCGCCGGAGGGAGCGCAGGTGCTCCTGCTCCAGGGTGCCTCATCCGCCACGACCGACATCACCATCCCCCGCTCCGGCTACTACCGCTTCCGCGTCAGGGCCGCGCTGCGCGCCAACAGCCCGTCCCAGCCGACCGCGAAGAACCTCCGCGTCACCGTGGGGACGACGCAGGTGGGCGAGTTCCGCCTCGCCGGAACCCAGTACGCCGAGTACCTCTCCACCGCGCTCTCCCTCGAGGCGGGCACGAGCGTGGTGGGCCTGACGGGCGTGGACACGCTGCCCGGTGACCACACGGCCCTGGTGGATGACTTGCGGATGGAGATGCTCCACGACTGGTGGGACCCCCAGGTCTGGGGCGGCACGGTGCCCGGCGGGGCCGACACCGCCACCGTGGGCGCCGGCAGCGCCGTCTGCCTGCGCGGCGCCGTCAGCACCGGCTCCATCACCGTGGGCGGCGAGCTGCTCGGCGTCCAGAACGCCGGCTTCGACGTCACCACGCGCTACGTGATGGTGATGGGCAGCGGCGCGCGGCTCGAGGTGGGCCAGGAGCTCACGCCGTTCCCGAACACGGGCGTCTTCACGCTCGTCGGCAACCCGGACGGCTCGGACGTCATGGGGATGGGCAACAAGTTCATCGGCGCCATGGGCTCCGGCACGCTCCGGCTCCATGGCCAGGAGCGCGTGAGCTGGACCCAGCTCGGCGCGAACGCGCCCGCGGGGAGCGGCTCCATCGTCGTCAAGGAGGCGGTGGACTGGCGGGCGGGAGACACCATCGTGGTGGTCTCCAGCCACCGCGACTGGAACGAGGCGGAGAAGCGGACCCTCACGGGGCTCACCGAGGGGAACACGCGGCTGGCGCTGTCCAGCCCCCTCGCCTACGCGCATACCGGCGTGGTGAAGACCTATACCGACGGCGCTCGGAGCTGGACAGCGGACCTGCGCGCCCAGGTGGGCCTGCTCACCCACAACATCAAAGTCCAGGGTGACACCGCCTCCCAGGCCACCGGCCACGGCGGGCACGTGATGATCATGGACAACGCGACGGCGTACTTCAGCGGCGTCGAGCTGTTCAACATGGGCCAGAAGAAGCTGCTCGGCCGCTATCCCTTCCACTGGCACATGCTCGGGAGCGCGGGCGCAGGGCAGTACTTCAAGAACTCCAGCATCCACCAGTCCTACAACCGGGCCATCACCATCCACGGCACGGAGAGCACGCTGGTGGAGAACAACTTCTTCTACGACCACGTCGGCCACGGCGTGTTCCTGGAGGACGGCAGCGAGCGCTTCAACGTCATCAAGAGGAACGTGACGCTGCTCACCAGGCGCCCCGCGCCGGGAGAGCAGTTGACCCCGTCCGACAACGAGCTGGACCAGGTGCAGAACCGCACCCCGGCCAGCTACTGGATCACCAACCCACAGAACACGTTCGAGGACAACGTCGCGGCGGGCACGCAGGGAACAGGGTTCTGGTTCGCCTTCCCGGAGCGGCCCATGGGCCTGTCCGCGACGGACGCCCGCTTCTCCTCGCTCCGCCCCCGGACGCTCCCGATGATTTCGTTCAAGGGCAACAGCGCCCACAGCACCATGTCCGGGTTCGACATCTTCGACGGCCTGTCCCCCAGCCACTCCATCGAGGCGAACCTGGGCTGGTCCGACCCCGCCCTGCATCTCATCGAGAACAGCACGTGGTACGCGAACGAGTTGGGCATCTACACCGGCATCGGCGCGGGAGGTCCATCCGACAACCTGGTGTTCCGCAACAACGTCCTGGTCGAGAACACCGTCGGGGCGATGATGGCCAGCTACAGCATCATCGACCAGAGCCTCTTCGTGGCGAACTCGGGCGAGGGGCTCGTGGGTGGAACCCGGCATGCCTACCGGGTGTACGACGGCGCCGGACAGGTCCGCGACTCGCACTTCGTCGGGTGGGACGCCGCCAACGCCAACTTCCTCATCAACACCGGCGCCGCCATCAAGCACCCCAACCACCAGTTCACCGGCAACACGATGTCCCCCGTGGGGCCGCCGCGCATCAGCCTGGAGGACTTCGACATCCCTCCCGTGGTGGGCGCCCACGCCAACCACCCCGGACACCCGCGCTACTGGTCCATCGTCCTGCGCGACCAGACGGGCGGAATCAGCGGCAAGGCGAACACGTCCATCATCTCCAGCCATCCCTTCATGCGGGTGGGGGACGAGTTCCGTCCCGCGAACTGGGAGCGCGCCTGGCGCAGCGACCACCGCTTCGTCCTGTCGCGGCTCAGCTACTCCGTGCCGTTCGAGCAGACGCCCAACGTCGCCGTCACCCGCGAGAAGGCGGGGACGCCCACGGCCCACGTCTTCTACATCGACGTCGACGGCTACCGCGAGTGGCACCAGCTCCCGTTCATCGTCAACGAGGGCTTCGAGTACACGTATGCCTACGAGGCGCTCCCCGCGGTGAAGTCGGTGGCGATGAACATGGAGGACGCGACCGCGGGGGACCAGTACGTCGCCCGCTTCAAGGACTTCGGCAAACTGGGAGGCCTCCGCTTCTCGTCGACGCAGGGCGGCTTCCCCTCGCACGCGTCACTGGCCAGCCTGCGGAGCGCGGCCACCTCCGGCTACTTCCTCCAGTCGGGCGGCGACCTGTACATCAAGGCGGTCGCCACGGCGAGGAACCAGACCTTCATCATCAACTGGGACACGAACATCGCGGTACCCGCGCTCGACACGGACGGGGACCAGCTGCCGGACTCGGCCGAAATCAGGGCGGGACGACACCCCTTCGACGCGGGCGACCTGGGGGCGGAGTTCGTCCCGGCCGGGGACTTCGAGGGCTGGAGCACGCCCGTGGACATCACCGGCTTCGCGTCGACGGGGGGCGTGCTGACCGGGACCTCCTCGGGTATCGGTGACGCGCAGGTGGTCAACACGGCGTACAACTTCAACGCCAGCCGCGTGGCGAAGGTCCAGGTGCGGATGCGCGCGTCGCAGAACACCGGCGTCCAGCTCTTCTTCGCCACGTCCACCCTGCCCGGCTTCTCCGGCACGCGCGTGGCGAGCGGGTCCTATACCGGCAACGGCGCGTACCAGACGGTCACCCTCGAGGTCGCGGGGCAGCCGGACTGGACGGGGACCATCACCGACCTGCGCCTCGACCCGGTGTCCGGCCTGGGCATCCAGTTCGACATCGACTGGATTCGCGCCGTGGCGCCCTGA